A single region of the Malaclemys terrapin pileata isolate rMalTer1 chromosome 4, rMalTer1.hap1, whole genome shotgun sequence genome encodes:
- the LOC128835495 gene encoding up-regulator of cell proliferation-like: MRLKGKSLQDFLVHLGLERHQSRKLKLNDILEINTETLEESNPRTLGEIPWHFLRKVMAVNGMARRTRLVPAAPGDNGISKDGEEPFAVIPPRSPAPSVCVNPLDVLCAVLCCSDTFLRQEILLKMSMCQFALPLLLPALGTSTCTLLLWAMRDIVRKWRPLSLRDSRGFREENLVLRSVPTFSFVRLGRCSLSKSKILNKVLSPHQQEHNFFIHRDMESGNVPREIAEGLVEISWYFPGGRESSDPFQEPITVINLRGNIESHQLQFSFLAEISSAVFIFTDCISERKYKLLSSLQDSRTKFYFILNPKFSITSKTQGFLNELAPLLKLTQSHVLVKDNTANDSDFVTRLQDTLAHLTKQPQRAMSVEDMAVTARERGFQVDEDCEECEKARKRADEITGEIGDVVEYKGRALTLQGVPCKRLAEVERELCQMKKQGETPTEIYKSHLRRELLELRTQQNGRDLTGGMGTFKASLEQLTPVTTHYFLKWMKFRLDHIARENLSKLRAKYKETYRTPGHSPEQLAKLDELIVASSLGVEHFMRELGQFYEAEHSVCKDGETAQSQRRFTYLPGIAADLMLSGFALEIIDGDASHVPLQWVTDVLTELHAKLGEKSRLLVLSVLGVQSTGKSTLLNSMFGLQLAVSSGRCTRGAFMTLIKVAEKFQQELGCDFILVIDTEGLRAPQLAKLEDSYEHDNELATLVVGLSDVTIVNMAMENTSEMKDILQIVVHAFLRMKEIGHKPNCQFVYQNVGDVSAHEQNMRDRNHFLENLNEMTKAAARMEKLSRDLTFSDIMAYDPEKHNWYIPGLWQGVPPMAPVNLGYSESVYELKKYLLDFMRSRTPNRNPRDIPQFTKWVKSLWNAVKHENFIFSFRNSLVAEAYNQLCLRYSEWEWELRKEMHLWVCDQETAIQNQPCNELPDARNFKQEAQEKVQQGEERIVKCLQRYFESGARNRHLIEKYREDFIRSTKRLKTELERYSASKCEDAILITKSRHKIDNIQAKYKRMTEKKVVSLLEDCKRRKLKLEKKELEVEFETMWKEAVSELKLISLQKRQLSQDLEFQLRKDLENRGSTVRQKLQEAGNLCSYRIKPFTVDNEYLDLTCFRDMRESFTQEYQHKAEELARSLMDKCQRYIEEKASSKADYDETYGRELLQMINERLQQEDVPNLHTNACFEVDLKLHILGEAAHAFQEMHENFIKENDPQERLEKLKPQYLSTFINLYLEKDPCQRRARDFCEHCLKPALAEHVNKRLGIRIVDDLSRSEKANGYRSRACFQLSVLQKLLDEMDFNNYMKYINDYESFVKAAIRRDILDHYGNRESVEALEAEILSAIIEKVRGALEMSTNGGTSTVSDFVANVCRLLQKDLVIPRDSLETTLFQFTASADTSQFSADIGDCLSELEQNLASEFKAVNIEEKLSKLQVKPQDELFKRVFGCGKQCPFCGVPCEAESPAHTEHFASVHRPQGLRRRRDHLTKILDYSLCSSDVVSNAFFSKSDTKGTLIPFRDYREYYPDWCIQPDPSSEASDYWKFVFKEFRQEFAREYKAKPADLPEDWWKITKEQALESIKGIYSMQ; this comes from the exons ATGCGCT TAAAAGGGAAATCGCTCCAGGACTTCCTAGTGCACCTGGGACTGGAGAGACACCAAAGCAGAAAGCTGAAGCTTAACGACATCCTGGAAATTAACACGGAGACGTTAGAAGAGAGTAACCCTCGGACGTTAGGAGAGATCCCGTGGCATTTCCTCAGGAAGGTCATGGCTGTGAACGGGATGGCCAGACGTACAAGGCTGGTACCCGCTGCACCAGGTGACAATGGGATCAGCAAGGATGGGGAGGAACCTTTTGCTGTTATTCCGCCTAGAAGTCCAGCCCCCAGCGTGTGCGTGAACCCCCTGGATGTGCTCTGCGCTGTTCTGTGCTGCTCAGACACGTTCCTGCGGCAGGAGATCCTGCTGAAGATGTCCATGTGCCAATTcgccctccccctgctgctgcctgccctgggcacctCCACGTGCACACTCCTGCTGTGGGCTATGCGGGACATTGTGAGGAAGTGGAGGCCGCTCTCCTTGCGAGACAGCCGGGGGTTCAGGGAGGAGAATCTGGTGCTCAGGTCAGTGCCAACCTTTTCCTTCGTGCGGCTGGGGAGATGCAGCTTGTCCAAGTCCAAAATCCTTAACAAGGTCCTCAGCCCCCACCAGCAGGAGCACAATTTCTTCATCCATCGGGACATGGAGTCTGGGAACGTCCCTCGGGAAATCGCAGAGGGGTTGGTAGAGATCTCCTGGTATTtccccggggggagggagagttcgGATCCTTTCCAGGAGCCCATTACGGTTATTAACCTGCGAGGAAACATTGAGTCCCACCAGCTGCAGTTCAGCTTCCTGGCAGAGATCTCCTCCGCTGTGTTCATATTCACTGACTGCATCAGTGAGAGAAAATACAAACTCCTATCATCACTGCAGGACTCAAGGACAAAATTCTACTTCATACTCAACCCCAAATTTTCTATAACCAGTAAAACACAGGGATTCCTCAATGAACTGGCCCCGCTGCTGAAGCTGACCCAGTCCCATGTGCTTGTGAAGGATAACACTGCAAACGATTCAGACTTTGTGACAAGGCTGCAGGACACCTTAGCACACCTGACGAAGCAGCCCCAGAGAGCCATGAGCGTAGAGGACATGGCTGTGACAGCGCGTGAACGAGGATTCCAGGTAGATGAGGACTGCGAGGAATGTGAGAAAGCGAGAAAGAGAGCAGACGAAATCACTGGGGAAATAGGGGACGTTGTTGAGTACAAGGGCAGAGCACTGACACTCCAAGGGGTCCCATGTAAACGCCTGGCTGAAGTAGAAAGAGAACTCTGTCAAATGAAGAAGCAAGGGGAAACCCCCACAGAGATCTATAAATCTCACCTGAGGCGGGAATTGCTGGAGTTACGGACCCAGCAGAACGGGCGTGATCTCACGGGCGGGATGGGGACATTTAAGGCATCACTAGAGCAGCTCACTCCAGTGACAACACACTACTTCCTGAAATGGATGAAATTCAGACTGGATCACATTGCTAGGGAGAATCTTTCCAAACTGCGGGCTAAATATAAGGAGACGTACAGGACTCCAGGCCACAGCCCCGAGCAGCTAGCAAAGCTAGATGAATTAATTGTAGCCAGTTCCTTAGGGGTGGAGCATTTCATGCGGGAGTTGGGGCAGTTTTATGAGGCAGAACACTCAGTGTGTAAGGACGGCGAAACAGCCCAAAGCCAAAGGCGGTTCACTTATCTCCCAGGCATAGCCGCTGACCTGATGCTCAGCGGATTTGCTCTAGAGATCATCGATGGAGACGCATCCCACGTCCCGCTGCAGTGGGTGACAGATGTTCTGACCGAGCTCCATGCCAAGCTGGGGGAAAAGTCCAGATTGCTGGTTCTGTCAGTGCTGGGCGTGCAGAGCACCGGCAAATCCACCCTGCTGAACTCCATGTTCGGCCTGCAGCTGGCCGTGAGCAGCGGCCGATGTACGCGAGGAGCCTTCATGACGCTCATTAAAGTTGCAGAGAAGTttcagcaggagctgggctgcGACTTTATCCTGGTGATAGACACAGAAGGCTTGAGAGCCCCTCAGCTGGCCAAACTGGAGGACAGTTACGAACATGACAATGAGCTGGCCACACTGGTGGTTGGGTTAAGCGACGTAACGATCGTTAACATGGCCATGGAGAACACCAGCGAAATGAAGGACATTCTGCAAATCGTAGTCCACGCTTTTCTCAGGATGAAGGAAATAGGGCACAAACCCAACTGCCAGTTTGTGTATCAGAACGTCGGTGACGTGTCTGCCCATGAACAAAACATGAGGGACAGGAATCATTTCCTGGAAAATCTCAATGAAATGACCAAAGCTGCAGCGAGGATGGAAAAACTAAGCAGAGATCTGACTTTTTCTGATATTATGGCGTATGATCCGGAAAAACACAACTGGTACATccctgggctgtggcagggagtccCGCCCATGGCTCCGGTGAACCTGGGGTACAGTGAGAGTGTTTATGAGCTAAAGAAATACTTGCTTGACTTTATGAGAAGCCGGACACCTAACAGAAACCCCAGGGACAtcccccagtttaccaagtggGTGAAGAGTCTGTGGAACGCTGTGAAACACGAGAACTTCATCTTCAGCTTCAGAAACAGCCTGGTAGCCGAGGCCTATAACCAGCTGTGTCTGAGGTATTCGGAGTGGGAGTGGGAGCTCCGCAAGGAGATGCATCTCTGGGTATGTGACCAAGAAACGGCAATTCAGAACCAGCCATGTAATGAACTACCTGATGCCAGGAACTTTAAACAGGAGGCGCAGGAAAAAGTGCAGCAAGGGGAAGAGAGGATTGTGAAGTGTTTACAGAGATACTTTGAAAGTGGAGCTAGAAACCGACACCTGAtagaaaagtacagagaagattTTATCAGAAGCACAAAGAGACTCAAGACGGAACTTGAACGTTACTCAGCCAGCAAGTGTGAAGACGCAATTCTTATTACAAAAAGCAGGCATAAGATAGACAATATCCAGGCCAAGTACAAGAGAATGACAGAAAAGAAAGTCGTCAGCCTTCTGGAAGATTGCAAGAGGAGAAAACTTAAACTGGAGAAGAAGGAACTGGAAGTAGAATTTGAAACGATGTGGAAGGAAGCAGTGTCTGAGTTAAAGCTCATTAGTTTACAGAAACGCCAGCTTTCCCAAGATCTAGAGTTCCAGCTGAGAAAGGACCTAGAGAATCGAGGGAGCACAGTCAGGCAGAAACTTCAGGAAGCAGGAAATTTGTGCAGTTACAGGATTAAACCTTTCACTGTGGACAATGAGTATTTGGATTTAACATGTTTCAGGGACATGAGAGAATCGTTCACACAGGAATACCAGCACAAAGCAGAGGAACTTGCTCGTTCTTTAATGGACAAGTGCCAACGTTATATCGAAGAGAAGGCGAGTTCCAAAGCGGATTATGATGAGACCTATGGCAGAGAACTGCTGCAGATGATCAACGAGAGGCTTCAGCAGGAGGATGTGCCAAACCTTCACACTAATGCTTGCTTTGAAGTTGACCTGAAACTTCATATTTTGGGGGAGGCGGCCCATGCATTCCAGGAGATGCATGAAAACTTTATCAAAGAAAATGATCCCCAGGAACGGCTGGAGAAACTGAAACCTCAGTATTTGTCCACATTTATAAATCTTTACCTGGAAAAGGATCCCTGCCAGCGGAGAGCCAGGGATTTCTGTGAGCACTGTCTCAAACCTGCCCTGGCAGAACATGTTAACAAAAGGCTGGGAATCAGGATAGTAGATGACCTTTCCAGAAGTGAGAAGGCCAATGGTTACCGCAGCCGGGCCTGCTTCCAGCTCTCTGTGCTGCAGAAACTGCTGGACGAGATGGACTTTAACAACTACATGAAATACATTAACGACTATGAAAGTTTTGTCAAAGCAGCGATACGGAGAGACATTTTAGATCACTATGGAAACAGAGAAAGTGTCGAAGCTCTCGAAGCAGAGATCCTTTCCGCCATCATCGAGAAAGTCAGAGGAGCTCTAGAGATGTCAACCAATGGGGGAACTAGCACAGTCTCTGACTTTGTAGCGAACGTTTGCAGGCTGTTACAGAAAGACCTAGTCATCCCCAGAGACAGCTTGGAAACGACGCTCTTCCAATTTACAGCCAGTGCCGATACCAGCCAGTTTTCTGCTGACATTGGGGACTGTCTCTCTGAGCTGGAGCAGAACCTGGCATCAGAATTTAAAGCTGTGAACATAGAGGAGAAACTCTCCAAGCTCCAGGTGAAGCCCCAGGATGAGCTGTTCAAGAGAGTGtttggctgtgggaagcagtgtccGTTCTGCGGAGTCCCCTGTGAAGCAGAAAGCCCAGCTCATACAGAGCACTTTGCATCAGTACATCGGCCCCAGGGACTGAGGCGACGCAGGGATCACCTCACAAAAATACTTGACTATTCGTTATGCTCCTCTGATGTGGTCTCTAATGCTTTCTTTAGCAAATCAGATACAAAAGGGACACTGATTCCCTTCAGAGATTACCGCGAGTATTACCCAGACTGGTGCATTCAGCCAGATCCCAGTAGTGAGGCTTCTGATTACtggaagtttgtttttaaagagttcAGGCAAGAGTTTGCTAGAGAATATAAGGCTAAACCAGCCGATCTCCCAGAAGACTGGTGGAAAATAACCAAGGAGCAGGCACTGGAGAGCATTAAGGGCATCTATAGCATGCAATAA